A window from Malassezia restricta chromosome I, complete sequence encodes these proteins:
- a CDS encoding serine hydrolase (FSH1) has protein sequence MSEGKLRVLLLHGYAMNQTSFRRRIAALQKSCRDVAEFVFANGPHHVPTLPSESNPDPLPPNPDDPPEKQARAWFMSREGKYIGWGVTAAYLTEFIREHGPFDGVIGFSQGACLSGILTAAAEHPDRIPEVSEPILTQPFRFAISISGFRAADPKFDPLYSEPIQTPVLMIHGENDSIVTNQRAQTLIDRCHNLRVLRHPGEHYVPTSAPWRRFIHDLLVSFVQNDHDAWRAMPSPLDEENAHASNKL, from the coding sequence ATGTCGGAGGGTAAGCTGCGAGTCCTTCTTTTGCACGGCTATGCCATGAATCAAACGTCATTTCGGCGTAGAATTGCTGCTCTGCAAAAGTCATGTAGGGATGTGGCTGAATTTGTGTTCGCCAACGGCCCACACCATGTCCCCACATTGCCCAGTGAATCGAATCCTGATCCACTACCACCAAACCCCGACGACCCTCCTGAAAAACAGGCGCGGGCCTGGTTTATGTCGCGCGAAGGTAAATATATTGGCTGGGGTGTTACGGCAGCATATTTGACCGAGTTTATTCGTGAACATGGTCCGTTTGATGGGGTCATTGGTTTTTCACAAGGCGCATGTCTCTCTGGCATTTTGacagctgcagcagaaCATCCAGATCGTATCCCTGAAGTTTCTGAGCCTATTCTCACGCAGCCGTTTCGATTTGCCATTTCTATTTCCGGTTTCAGAGCAGCTGATCCTAAGTTCGATCCATTGTACAGCGAACCCATCCAGACGCCCGTATTGATGATTCACGGCGAGAATGACTCTATCGTAACGAACCAACGTGCACAAACGCTCATAGATCGTTGCCACAATCTACGTGTGCTGCGTCATCCTGGTGAGCACTATGTTCCTACATCCGCCCCATGGAGACGATTCATTCATGATCTCCTTGTCTCTTTCGTTCAAAACGACCATGATGCGTGGCGTGCAATGCCGTCACCCTTAGACGAGGAgaatgcgcatgcatccaaCAAACTCTGA
- a CDS encoding protein EFR3 has protein sequence MLCIRKENHKKLVDACYPDKKALANAAPEFRPKSNELGRLVYYAQSKPPKLSKLGRYLIARAATESRASSRSSSTKTKALFMITLGILQELLASCKTGHAYLASAFQNVLIYALSVAAPRGADPSTWDLDICQRVAVSYALYVQSMPASEVDTDEGMTHAVFQVLSEMQRLGQGKVTEQSRLVWMSGVAGLTHSPVLTTSAFPRFLSLVLPNLLDIVSPLHVPLDKTAALSEEVDADTPSLQNAPSNAVPEYTTRAALKLIWNMLHRSDATQLRIFVINTLAYLDGECQRPSSWEDNEWSLWILALLVQWSPPTSRYIVPHTLVQSLTMTKNASNLRKTRLLQTMHVILERRTDIVGLNMTDLLDGHVYFLLSHVQANPYDLTTVQATIDAICHLASYTVYSDQLDDFVEQFTPHMLRVLQDSHLSDDTKTHSVNALLACIQALVRTHTQSHVPLRTWSSTEALLSSPIPAVRVLYLHTLHVYLQTEAWLIEQGMAKREPVSECISFLHTLASHMHRLAMQGLSDTTKSSTPTDFALMNHVVHMILQVAPTAGVLAFVPPLLALAQETSAPVVSNAALVHHTLTCRWFVGAVFAQISNVWQQQSILDYLHVHHEPTLRDMAPTAPDLSDSYDPSPLEIPHFGSGLYSEAPAYAWDTPFLIEALSSNLALQKLAHVNAKSLQSWFQRQWTASTGEVDAATSARPIFVPSTTPQDLSRAPSMSPTDETSMDVRTLRMALSQPSAEDGKVSTLLRQESCRSPVRSPASLSSAPSTPMASRQGSHMMPMNDARAGGVSAVLDRYTSGRTKRIPTFQPSPTMPPVT, from the coding sequence ATGTTGTGTATTCGGAAAGAAAACCATAAGAAACTTGTGGACGCATGCTACCCTGATAAAAAGGCCTTGGCCAACGCTGCGCCCGAGTTCCGACCCAAAAGCAATGAGCTGGGCCGGCTCGTGTACTACGCTCAGAGCAAGCCACCTAAGCTGTCAAAGCTCGGTCGCTACCTGATTGCTCGCGCTGCTACTGAATCTCGAGCGTCATCCAGGTCTAGCTCTACCAAGACTAAGGCCTTGTTCATGATCACTCTCGGCATTCTTCAAGAGCTCTTGGCTTCTTGTAAAACCGGTCATGCGTATTTGGCGTCGGCCTTTCAAAACGTGCTGATCTATGCGCTTTCAGtggcagcgcctcgtggtgCCGACCCATCCACATGGGATTTGGACATATGCCAGCGTGTGGCTGTCTCCTATGCTTTGTACGTTCAAAGTATGCCGGCCAGCGAGGTTGATACCGATGAAGGGATGACCCATGCCGTGTTCCAAGTTCTTTCCGAAATGCAGCGCCTAGGACAAGGTAAGGTAACAGAGCAGTCCCGTCTTGTATGGATGTCTGGCGTGGCTGGCCTCACGCATTCGCCTGTTCTTACCACATCTGCATTTCCGCGTTTCCTGTCTCTCGTTCTTCCTAACCTCCTCGACATTGTCAGTCCATTACATGTGCCACTTGATAAGACGGCAGCCCTGTCCGAGGAGGTTGACGCCGACACACCGTCGCTTCAAAACGCACCATCGAACGCGGTGCCTGAGTACACGACTCGCGCCGCACTCAAGCTGATTTGGAACATGTTGCATCGCTCTGACGCAACGCAACTTCGCATATTTGTCATCAATACTCTGGCTTATCTGGATGGTGAGTGTCAGCGTCCTTCATCTTGGGAAGACAATGAATGGTCGCTGTGGATCCTTGCTCTGCTTGTGCAGTGGTCGCCCCCCACGTCGCGCTACATTGTCCCGCATACATTAGTTCAGTCACTTACAATGACGAAGAACGCCTCAAATTTGCGCAAGACGCGTCTTTTGCAGACTATGCATGTGATTCTCGAGAGAAGGACGGATATTGTGGGCCTGAATATGACAGATTTGCTGGATGGCCATGTGTACTTCCTCTTGTCACACGTGCAGGCGAATCCCTACGACTTGACGACAGTCCAGGCCACCATCGATGCCATCTGCCATCTGGCTAGCTACACAGTCTACTCAGATCAGCTGGATGACTTTGTCGAACAATTCACGCCCCAcatgctgcgtgtgcttcaAGACTCCCACTTGTCCGACGATACAAAGACACACAGCGTGAATGCGCTTCTTGCCTGTATTCAAGCTCTTGTCCGGACGCATACACAATCGCACGTCCCGCTTCGTACATGGTCCTCGACTGAGGCACTCCTTTCGTCGCCCATCCCTGCCGTGCGTGTCTTATACCTTCATACACTGCATGTATACCTGCAGACGGAGGCTTGGCTTATCGAGCAGGGTATGGCGAAGCGTGAGCCTGTGAGCGAATGCATTAGTTTCCTGCATACGTTGGCATCCCACATGCATCGACTAGCCATGCAAGGTCTCTCTGACACAACCAAGAGCAGCACACCGACCGACTTCGCCTTGATGAATCATGTGGTCCACATGATTCTCCAGGTGGCGCCTACAGCCGGAGTCTTGGCATTTGTACCGCCGCTGTTGGCACTGGCGCAGGAAACAAGTGCCCCTGTCGTGTCGAATGCTGCTCTCGTGCATCATACGCTTACCTGCCGCTGGTTTGTCGGGGCCGTATTTGCCCAGATCAGCAATGTCTGGCAACAACAATCCATCCTTGATTATTTGCATGTGCATCATGAGCCTACGCTGAGAGATATGGCCCCTACGGCCCCGGACCTTTCTGATTCCTACGACCCGAGTCCCTTGGAGATACCTCATTTCGGATCAGGGCTCTATAGCGAGGCACCTGCGTATGCATGGGACACACCTTTTCTTATCGAAGCGCTCTCCTCCAATCTGGCCTTGCAGAAATTGGCTCATGTCAATGCAAAGTCCCTTCAATCATGGTTCCAGCGTCAATGGACGGCCTCAACCGGGGAAGTCGATGCTGCGACATCTGCACGACCAATATTTGTGCCTTCAACGACACCTCAGGACCTCTCACGCGCACCGTCCATGTCACCAACAGACGAAACTTCTATGGATGTTCGCACCCTACGCATGGCCCTTTCTCAGCCGTCCGCTGAGGATGGCAAGGTGTCAACGCTTTTGCGACAAGAATCTTGCAGGTCGCCGGTGCGAAGCCCGGCGTCATTGAGCTCTGCGCCTAGTACGCCCATGGCATCACGCCAAGGTAGCCACATGATGCCTATGAATGACGCCAGGGCTGGAGGTGTGTCTGCCGTTTTGGATCGTTATACGTCCGGTAGGACAAAGCGCATCCCTACATTCCAGCCATCGCCCACCATGCCTCCTGTTACATGA
- a CDS encoding golgi pH regulator → MTGGGTLVWIVCIRVLLLVGAYHVLPWLVGEAKYVSLETETTRSVESMTLPNVAHARSRTGSGVERVMRMFESWMPKSLSSASILFCISAEESLTIVCLAVLERMQADVPWLLFHWHMSLPIVILLIIFVLPLCACILLSFGSGRRQWSRVRGMLSASLFLGWCFLFLRVPLPKAESTLSFFQAMLSRTAVLGVSLIAALSGSVAAGAICDSYEMMIRRRQRNSETDLKSMRSAFQQSFKDIQERRAMVAEVESERETSPTRGDWMRFLGWGSKDRQLSSLNTEIAGLVTMAHALRKDIQFYEEKERRMRYAKTWIGYAWIVSGYIFSMYCAMRLVQCVLNLLIFGYNSISTRDLVSTSVAHLLRLMGWRVDVSQWSPSISVLLLGSLIVMRTRVILGSLSAFIQYVSTGISTQILVLFTAQVLCIYVLAALIQLHAGVSLGSTGEPSRLLAALPDFQRVFGRIFDIIFLGSAVLVAAYRWFVSQSDASLQL, encoded by the coding sequence ATGACGGGTGGGGGAACGTTGGTATGGATCGTGTGTATTCGTGTGCTTCTTTTGGTCGGCGCATACCATGTGCTACCATGGCTAGTCGGGGAAGCAAAATACGTGTCTTTGGAGACGGAAACAACGCGCTCTGTGGAGTCCATGACCCTACCCAACGTGGCCCATGCACGCTCACGAACCGGTTCCGGAGTAGAGCGTGTCATGCGTATGTTTGAATCATGGATGCCCAAATCGCTATCATCTGCCTCTATTCTTTTTTGTATTTCAGCTGAAGAAAGTCTTACTATCGTTTGTTTAGCGGTATTGGAGCGTATGCAAGCTGATGTGCCATGGCTTCTGTTCCACTGGCACATGTCCCTACCGATTGTCATTCTCCTTATCATTTTCGTACTTCCTctgtgcgcatgcatctTGCTCAGCTTTGGAAGTGGTCGTCGACAGTGGTCTCGTGTTCGAGGTATGCTAAGCGCCTCTTTATTCCTGGGTTGGTGTTTTTTATTTCTGCGTGTCCCATTACCCAAGGCCGAGTCTACTTTGTCCTTCTTTCAGGCTATGCTGTCACGCACGGCTGTCTTGGGCGTCTCCCTTATTGCAGCTTTGTCAGGCAGTGTGGCGGCAGGTGCCATCTGCGACTCGTACGAAATGATGATTCGACGGCGCCAAAGAAACAGTGAGACTGATCTAAAATCCATGCGGTCTGCTTTTCAGCAATCATTCAAAGATATTCAAGAGCGTCGTGCAATGGTGGCTGAAGTGGAAAGTGAACGTGAGACCTCCCCAACCCGGGGAGACTGGATGCGTTTTCTGGGCTGGGGTAGCAAGGATCGGCAACTCTCCTCATTAAACACCGAAATCGCTGGGCTTGTCACAATGGCTCATGCTCTACGAAAAGATATACAATTTTACGAAGAGAAAGAACGGCGCATGCGTTACGCAAAAACATGGATCGGATATGCTTGGATCGTTAGCGGATATATCTTTTCCATGTACTGTGCCATGCGCTTAGTGCAATGTGTCTTGAACCTGCTCATCTTTGGCTATAACTCGATTTCTACACGCGATCTGGTTTCAACAAGTGTCGCACACCTACTGCGGTTAATGGGATGGCGAGTGGATGTCTCGCAGTGGTCGCCTTCCATCAGCGTGTTGCTGCTAGGCAGCCTGATTGTTATGCGCACACGTGTAATTCTCGGATCCCTCTCCGCTTTCATTCAATATGTGTCTACGGGTATTAGCACACAGATTCTCGTGCTCTTTACAGCGCAAGTTCTCTGTATTTACGTCCTGGCTGCCCTCATCCAGTTGCATGCAGGCGTGAGCCTTGGCTCCACAGGTGAGCCAAGCCGCCTGCTCGCCGCACTACCTGACTTTCAGCGTGTATTTGGACGCATCTTTGATATCATATTCCTGGGGTCGGCTGTGCTCGTGGCTGCATATCGCTGGTTTGTATCGCAGTCAGATGCGTCCCTTCAACTGTAA
- a CDS encoding UV excision repair protein RAD23, translating into MKLLVKSLTGGSFHIDVEASDTVATVKQNIQASKGHQAEHQKLIYAGKILSDEKTVGEYEIKEKDFLVVMVSKPKAKKVETSSTPAAPVATPSKPSDDAPQPSEPAATSTATTAPDNVVAPSSSEPPSTPAPSSGTLQTGSFLSGSELETAVNSIMEMGFPKHDVQRAMRMSFNNPDRAVEYLMNGLPEETAPPPATTTAVPATPGTPSPTPASASAPAPAPRSGNLFEQAAAMQAGPQNAPQEDLIGEEDEDGRQVLDLGNPQVLSQLRTLIEQNPAALQPLVQALVQSNPQLAQAMSADPEGVLRMLSGEGLEGEESFEVPTLQQLTDEDRTQVEQIISMGIPERKAIESYFMCGRNLEMAVQYYFENPQDFED; encoded by the coding sequence ATGAAGCTGTTGGTCAAGTCGCTCACAGGAGGGAGTTTCCATATCGATGTAGAAGCATCTGATACTGTTGCTACTGTAAAACAAAACATCCAGGCCTCTAAAGGTCATCAAGCAGAACACCAAAAGCTTATCTACGCTGGCAAGATTCTCAGTGATGAAAAAACCGTGGGCGAGTATGAGATCAAAGAAAAAGATTTCCTGGTTGTTATGGTGTCCAAGCCCAAAGCCAAAAAGGTAGAGACGTCAAGTACGCCTGCTGCTCCCGTCGCTACGCCATCCAAGCCCAGCGATGATGCTCCCCAACCATCTGAGCCTGCTGCTACATCCACAGCCACCACGGCACCTGACAACGTTGTCGCACCATCATCGTCAGAGCCACCATCTACGCCTGCTCCTTCTTCTGGAACTTTGCAAACAGGTTCATTCCTTTCCGGCTCTGAGCTCGAGACCGCTGTCAACAGCATTATGGAAATGGGTTTCCCCAAGCATGACGTGcagcgtgcgatgcgcatgaGTTTCAATAACCCTGACCGTGCAGTAGAGTACCTTATGAATGGTCTTCCCGAGGAGACAGCGCCTCCTCCAGCTACGACAACTGCTGTACCCGCAACGCCCGGTACTCCTTCGCCTACACCTGCGTCAGCTTCTGCTCCGGCCCCGGCACCGCGCTCGGGTAACTTGTTCGAGCAAGCTGCTGCCATGCAGGCAGGACCACAAAATGCACCTCAAGAAGACCTGATTGGTGAAGAGGATGAGGACGGTCGACAAGTACTTGACCTGGGTAACCCGCAAGTCCTGTCACAGCTGCGTACTCTAATCGAACAAAACCCAGCTGCTTTACAGCCACTTGTCCAGGCATTGGTCCAAAGTAACCCACAACTCGCGCAAGCCATGAGTGCGGACCCTGAGGGAGTGCTCCGTATGCTATCGGGCGAGGGTCTGGAAGGTGAGGAATCCTTTGAGGTGCCGACCCTGCAGCAGCTTACCGATGAGGACCGCACACAAGTCGAGCAAATCATCTCCATGGGGATCCCCGAACGGAAAGCGATCGAGAGCTACTTTATGTGTGGCCGCAACCTCGAAATGGCGGTGCAGTACTACTTTGAGAACCCACAAGACTTTGAAGACTAA
- a CDS encoding DASH complex subunit Duo1: protein MEAESTPTARPMMTDESTLEMSLGDTTSNISSLHKGDDSLLGSALLGSGSDPAPSLRHLSESVTRSAEECETPEQVQAQLHILRQLNEVFEAYEKTLSSSLEEMNIFSQKIKETDALLNVYLHILTQAQRRRALMNDTSWHGATQEAQRERELRQREAQMHAAAAASAATASMTTSTNRKSQRGGSTRPPSISRGSSTTRPARGRAPPSSRASTRGRAPPHSSMTRSTTDASSNTQPRARFASSIPVRGAATHK from the exons ATGGAGGCAGAGTCGACGCCTACGGCTCGGCCCATGATGACAGACGAGTCGACGTTGGAGATGAGCTTAGGAGACACGACGTCCAATATATCTTCATTACATAAAGGTGATGATTCACTTCTAGGGAGCGCTCTCCTTGGTAGTGGCAGTGACCCAGCACCTAGCTTGCGACATTTGTCAGAGTCGGTAACAAGATCAGCAGAGGAGTGTGAAACACCTGAACAAGTACAGGCCCAGCTTCATATATTACGCCAATTAAATGAAGTATTTGAAGCATACGAAAAGACGCTttccagcagcttggaaGAAATGAAC ATATTCTCCCAGAAAATCAAAGAGACAGATGCACTATTAAATGTCTACTTACATATCCTGacgcaggcacagcgccggCGTGCCCTGATGAATGATACGTCGTGGCATGGTGCTACACAAGAAGCACAGCGCGAACGAGAATTACGGCAACGTGAAGCACAAATGcacgcggcagctgcagcgtcCGCTGCAACTGCTTCTATGACTACTTCAACAAACCGCAAGAGCCAGCGAGGAGGATCGACACGCCCCCCGAGTATATCGCGTGGATCGTCCACAACGCGGCCCGCCCGGGGCCGAGCGCCTCCGTCGTCACGAGCCTCGACACGTGGACGCGCACCCCCACATTCGTCTATGACACGTTCTACGACAGATGCTTCTTCGAATACACAGCCTCGCGCTCGATTTGCTTCCTCAATCCCTGTACGAGGTGCAGCCACCCATAAATAG
- a CDS encoding oxysterol-binding protein 1, whose product MSAAASGIEQSTGASPLSSLQLLDSFRKNDTQSIQSILCRLDLTHPLIQLESPLHLAVLCADPSVIEDIMHSRQLNANAQAADTGNTPLHLAVETNRLDVASFLMAQPDVNETILNKEGKSPIQLVKSIEMAELFEHHSSELRHKVLCQLEAYEAKAASSGAGSPEEQALLETVSSPQIRPMHLEVMSTKSSLNVLQAAVKYKSKDLIKACVGKGFDPYVKDSYGRSANDMTTDKTMQAFLRQLAHAEAASLIDSHQPPSYRGFLDKWTNYMHGFKMRWFVLSDGVLSYYRTPDDEGKQARGSIILNQITIVPDRHDRNRFEIVNSSSKDSTRWYLRSRDSSECMRWIQILDKAQRLTAQGTATADAAQPALETPATAEADSVPQNVTLPEVPADLMDDAATETGSVDESGEGLHHIPHARSYAKLNNHMTVSFDVSTRLLSQLEEELSVPSQGVVMPPGQQGPQTASTTEPAFSKSSVALALRRSLDYQSQLWQQYVKMALERETFLREEVERLERTRLLWEEQVTVLARQHNELESHLHELVSENSQMRQGMRQTSQSQTVSEEPASTHAESGSKASNAVSAAAGAALGAASSVFSRAPEKQNTNASSLDDDEEFFDSVESDHASNREAHPSGEKSQAPTSGTDVPQEHQDKEKKQDSEQKPEHAPEVTPGAKRLYALPEYEPYNHLRDRLPVRNDERPSISLWSILKNNIGKDLTKISFPVAFNEPTSMLQRMSEDLEFSECLDAAALQSDSTRRIMFVAAFAMSNYSSTIGRIAKPFNPMLGETFEYVRPDRGYRYISEQVSHHPPISACFCESPGWEYMGCVDAKSKFLGRTFEIRPTGVAHAKLKIKPEWAPESKRNTLPHAAENESLLMEHYSWNKVTTSVSGFITGSPTIDHYGDMTVVNHVTGDVCKLTFKPRGWRSTNAFEIRGEVLDAHGNKVWLITGRWNSQLIAKRSSGGEPSDLNPDEKDVCTNPTDGVVSESKYLLLWRNSPKVPMPFNLTPFAVTLNSRPEGLMEWLPPTDCRRRPDLTAFENGKFDQADQLKVQLEELQRSKRRMREEGKLPPHKPRWFSKTTDPDTKEAFWKPHMSADEEGLETMDYWIERSKIGTKHVQNQDADWDTDHIFGDLEGKSEEK is encoded by the coding sequence atgtcggcggcggcaagTGGTATCGAACAGAGCACAGGCGCTTCGCCCTTGTCATCTCTTCAGCTGCTGGACTCTTTCAGGAAAAATGACACGCAAAGTATCCAATCGATCCTGTGTCGATTGGACCTGACGCACCCGTTGATTCAGCTGGAGTCTCCCCTGCACTTGGCTGTATTGTGTGCAGATCCATCCGTGATTGAGGATATCATGCATAGCCGGCAATTAAATGCGAatgctcaagcagctgaTACGGGAAATACGCCCCTCCATCTCGCAGTAGAGACGAACCGCTTGGATGTGGCATCTTTCTTGATGGCACAGCCTGATGTAAATGAAACGATCCTGAACAAGGAGGGCAAGTCGCCGATCCAACTCGTCAAGTCCATCGAAATGGCTGAGCTTTTCGAACATCATAGCTCAGAACTGCGTCACAAGGTGCTTTGTCAGCTAGAAGCGTACGAGGCCAAGGCAGCTtcgagcggcgcgggcAGTCCTGAAGAACAAGCTTTGCTGGAGACGGTCTCTTCTCCGCAGATCAGGCCGATGCACTTGGAAGTCATGAGTACCAAGTCCAGTTTGAATGTCTTGCAAGCTGCTGTAAAATACAAGTCTAAGGACCTAATTAAGGCTTGTGTTGGCAAGGGGTTCGACCCATACGTCAAGGATTCTTACGGTCGCAGTGCTAATGACATGACAACTGACAAGACGATGCAAGCGTTTCTACGTCAGTTGGCACACGCAGAAGCTGCCAGCTTGATCGACTCGCATCAGCCTCCATCTTACCGCGGCTTTTTGGACAAATGGACGAATTATATGCACGGCTTCAAAATGCGCTGGTTTGTCTTGTCTGATGGTGTACTCTCTTACTATCGCACGCCCGACGACGAAGGTAAGCAGGCGCGTGGTTCCATTATCTTGAACCAAATCACCATTGTACCGGACCGCCACGACCGTAATCGCTTTGAAATTGTGAACAGCTCGAGCAAGGATTCGACGCGTTGGTACCTGCGAAGCAGGGATTCATCAGAGTGCATGCGGTGGATACAGATTCTCGATAAGGCCCAACGCCTCACTGCGCAGGGAACGGCCACGGCTGATGCAGCGCAACCAGCATTGGAAACACCAGCTACCGCTGAAGCTGATTCAGTGCCTCAAAATGTGACGTTGCCTGAAGTACCAGCTGACTTGATGGACGATGCTGCAACTGAAACGGGCAGTGTGGATGAATCCGGCGAAGGTTTGCACCACATTCCACACGCACGGAGTTACGCCAAGCTCAACAACCACATGACAGTAAGCTTTGACGTGTCGACTCGTCTTCTCTCTcagctggaagaagagTTGAGCGTGCCCAGCCAAGGTGTTGTAATGCCGCCTGGACAACAAGGTCCACAGACGGCCTCTACTACAGAGCCGGCCTTCTCCAAGTCAAGTGTAGCCCTAGCTCTTCGTCGGTCATTGGATTACCAATCGCAGCTCTGGCAACAGTATGTCAAAATGGCGCTAGAGCGTGAAACTTTCTTGCGTGAGGAGGTTGAACGGCTCGAGCGGACGCGGCTTTTGTGGGAAGAGCAAGTGACCGTGCTCGCTCGTCAGCACAATGAGCTGGAGTCCCATTTGCATGAATTGGTATCGGAAAATTCTCAGATGCGCCAAGGAATGCGCCAGACATCGCAATCACAAACAGTGTCGGAGGAACCAGCGTCGACCCATGCTGAGAGTGGAAGTAAGGCGTCGAATGCAgtcagcgccgccgctggtGCAGCTCTAGGCGCAGCCTCAAGCGTATTTTCACGCGCCCCTGAGAAGCAAAATACGAACGCTTCGAGTTtggatgacgacgaagagtTTTTCGATTCTGTTGAATCGGATCACGCGTCTAACCGAGAGGCCCATCCATCAGGGGAAAAGTCTCAAGCTCCCACGTCGGGAACTGACGTCCCACAAGAGCACCAGGACAAAGAAAAAAAGCAGGACAGTGAGCAGAAGCCTGAACATGCGCCGGAGGTTACACCAGGTGCCAAGCGTCTCTATGCTTTGCCTGAGTACGAACCGTATAACCACCTGCGCGACCGCCTTCCGGTACGAAACGATGAGCGTCCATCTATTTCGCTCTGGTCCATTTTGAAGAACAATATTGGTAAGGACTTGACCAAAATTTCGTTCCCCGTGGCCTTCAATGAGCCAAcgtcgatgctgcagcgcatgtcTGAAGACTTGGAGTTCTCTGAGTGCCTCGACGCCGCAGCTTTGCAGAGTGATTCGACGCGTCGTATTATGTTCGTCGCAGCCTTTGCCATGTCGAACTACAGCTCAACGATCGGACGCATTGCCAAGCCATTTAACCCAATGCTGGGTGAGACGTTCGAATACGTTCGCCCAGACCGCGGATATCGCTACATCAGTGAGCAAGTGAGTCATCATCCTCCGATTTCTGCATGCTTCTGCGAGTCACCAGGTTGGGAATATATGGGTTGCGTTGATGCCAAGTCGAAGTTCTTGGGCCGCACGTTTGAGATTCGCCCTACAGgtgtggcgcatgccaaACTGAAAATCAAGCCAGAATGGGCGCCCGAGTCGAAACGCAACACGTTGCCGCATGCTGCAGAGAACGAATCACTGTTGATGGAGCACTACTCATGGAACAAGGTGACTACGTCTGTCAGCGGATTTATTACGGGGTCACCGACCATTGATCATTATGGCGATATGACTGTCGTCAACCATGTGACGGGCGATGTGTGCAAACTGACTTTCAAGCCTCGGggctggcgcagcacaaATGCGTTTGAGATTCGGGGTGAAGTTTTGGACGCTCATGGCAACAAGGTGTGGTTGATTACTGGACGATGGAACTCGCAACTCATCGCGAAACGCAGCAGCGGTGGTGAGCCGAGTGATTTAAACCCTGATGAGAAGGACGTATGCACGAATCCAACCGACGGCGTCGTATCTGAGTCCAAGTACTTGCTTCTTTGGCGCAACAGCCCAAAGGTCCCTATGCCATTCAATCTCACACCATTTGCAGTGACGCTCAACTCACGTCCAGAGGGTCTGATGGAGTGGCTCCCTCCCACCGAttgccgtcgtcgtcctgaTCTGACTGCCTTTGAGAACGGCAAGTTTGATCAGGCGGACCAACTTAAGGTGCAGCTAGAAGAACTGCAGCGCAGTaagcgccgcatgcgtgAAGAAGGCAAGCTCCCGCCGCACAAGCCGCGCTGGTTCAGCAAGACCACAGATCCAGACACGAAAGAGGCATTCTGGAAGCCCCACATGTCCGCCGATGAAGAAGGTCTTGAGACTATGGATTACTGGATTGAGCGTTCAAAAATCGGTACAAAGCATGTCCAAAACCAGGATGCCGACTGGGACACGGATCACATTTTCGGCGACCTGGAGGGCAAGAGCGAAGAAAAGTAG